Proteins from a genomic interval of Corythoichthys intestinalis isolate RoL2023-P3 chromosome 3, ASM3026506v1, whole genome shotgun sequence:
- the LOC130913492 gene encoding LIM/homeobox protein Lhx6-like yields MSKPQVKREDRVLSPPQTACQCSPPAANGPQRRWRLCASCGADIHDRYLLEVNEHHWHLGCLECSVCRTSLRQQSSCYVKNKQVYCKSDYFSRFGSQCAQCGRQVHASDWVRRARGSVYHLACFACFSCKRQLSTGEEFGLLEGRVLCRLHYDAVVDNLRRAARNGTGLTLEGALPCDRDSQPKPIKRARTSFTAEQLQVMQNQFARDNNPDAVTLQKLAEMTGLSRRVIQVWFQNCRARHKRQLPIAPPPNGGFPHQSSSSFSSTFLHNDHRQLSSFTSPGRHLYLESHPFSAVAGHPEFPLPQMPISR; encoded by the exons ATG TCCAAGCCACAGGTGAAGCGCGAAGACCGGGTGCTCAGCCCTCCGCAGACTGCCTGTCAGTGCTCTCCTCCTGCGGCCAATGGGCCTCAGCGGCGGTGGCGTCTGTGCGCCAGCTGCGGTGCAGACATCCACGACCGATACCTGCTCGAG GTGAATGAACACCACTGGCATTTGGGCTGCCTCGAGTGCTCCGTCTGCAGGACTTCTCTTCGGCAGCAGAGCAGCTGCTACGTCAAGAACAAACAAGTCTACTGCAAGTCAGACTACTTTAG CAGGTTCGGCAGTCAGTGCGCGCAGTGCGGGCGTCAGGTGCACGCCAGCGACTGGGTGCGGAGGGCGCGGGGCAGCGTTTACCACCTGGCCTGCTTCGCCTGCTTCTCTTGCAAACGCCAGCTCTCCACGGGAGAGGAGTTTGGCCTGCTGGAAGGCAGGGTGCTGTGCCGCCTGCACTACGACGCCGTCGTCGACAACCTGCGCAGGGCTGCCAGAAATG GAACCGGCCTGACCCTGGAGGGGGCGCTACCCTGTGACCGCGACAGCCAACCCAAGCCCATCAAGAGAGCGCGCACGTCATTCACGGCGGAGCAGCTGCAG GTGATGCAAAACCAGTTCGCCCGAGACAACAACCCTGATGCCGTAACTCTGCAGAAATTGGCGGAAATGACAGGACTGAGTCGGCGGGTCATACAG GTTTGGTTCCAAAACTGCCGCGCTCGCCACAAAAGGCAGCTTCCAATTGCTCCACCCCCTAACGGTGGATTTCCCCATCAAAGCTCCTCTTCCTTCTCTTCCACTTTCCTGCATAATGACCACAGACAGCTGTCTTCCTTCACCAGCCCGGGCAGACATCTATACCTGGAAA GTCATCCTTTCTCAGCAGTTGCAGGCCATCCAGAGTTCCCTCTACCGCAAATGCCCATCAGCCGCTGA